CACGGAAGCAACAAACTCGACGAGATCCTAAAAGACTACGAAGCCGTGATCGGAATCGAGACACACGTCCAGCTCTCGACCTCCACAAAGGCCTTCTGCAGCTGCCCCAACAGCTACGGCTCCCATCCCAACACCAGCATCTGCCCCGTCTGTATGGGCCTCCCCGGGGCCTTGCCCGTTCTGAGCTCCAAAGTCGTCGACTTTGGCGTCAGACTGGGCTTAGCCCTGAACTGCTCTCTCTCTCTCAAGTCCAAGTTCGACAGGAAGCAGTACTTTTACCCTGATCTCCCCAAAGGCTACCAGATCTCTCAGTTCGATGTCCCCATTGCGTCTGGCGGTTACGTGGACGTGGACATTCCTTTAGAGTTTGGCGGCGGGCACAGGAGGTTTGGGATCACTAGGGTTCATATGGAGGAAGACGCTGGCAAGCTGCTGCACTCGGACGCTGGAGATTACTCTCAGGCAATGATAGTTTCTAAGTTAGATTTGGTTTCCAGAGATGTTTGTTTTAGTTATGTTTGGTTATTATTGTGGTGGCAGGTAGATTTGAATAGAGCAGGGGTTCCTTTGCTTGAGATTGTGTCTGAGCCTGATATTAGGAGTGGGGTTGAGGCGGCTGAGTACGGTAGCGAGATGCAGAGGATTGTTAGGTATTTGGGAGTGAGTAATGGGAATATGCAAGAAGGGTCTCTTCGTTGTGATGTTAATATCTCGATCCGGCCCATTGGGCAAGCTGAGTTTGGCACCAAGGTCAACAAGTTTATGATCAAGTCATTGTTATCTGGTTGATGATGATGATTGAGAGTTTTTTTTTTTTTTTTTTTTTTTTTTTTTTTTTTTTTTTTTCTTGCAGGTGGAGATAAAGAATCTGAATGCGTTTTCAGCTATGAGTAGGGCGATTGACTATGAGATAACAAGGCAGGCGCTTCTATACAACCAGGGTCAGGCCGACCAGATTGTAACCGAGACTCGTCTCTGGGACGAAGGAGCTCAGGTTCGTTCATTACATTGTAATATCTGTTGTTCTATTCAGCAACTAACTTTGAGTATTTTATGTTCAGAAAACAGTAACAATGAGGAAGAAGGAAGGGCTAGCTGATTACCGCTACTTCCCAGAGCCAGATCTTCCTGAAGTGATACTCACCCAAGAATACGTGGACAGCATCCGTGCTTCTTTACCGGAACTTCCTGAGGCGAAGCGCAGGAGGTATGAAGCAATGGGTCTAGGTATTCAAGATGTGCTTTTCCTTGCCAATGACGTCAGTGTAAGTCTAGTGAGAGCAAAAGAGTTCTACTTTCTTATCAGTGTTGTGAGGATTAAACTGTTGTTGGAGTGAATGGGTTAGGTTGCAGAGTATTTCGATGAAGTGATTGGTAAAGGTGCTGATGTTAAGTCGGCAGCGAATTGGCTGATGAGTGATATAGCTGCTTACTTGAAGAATGAGGAGCTTTCTATCAGTGATGTGAAACTTACTCCTCAAGAGTTGGCTGAGCTGATAGCTGCAATAAAAGATGAAACCATTAGCGGAAAGATTGGTAAACAGGTCAGTTCAGTGTCAGTCGTGTATCATCTTTTCGCTTTGGATCAATGTGATTTAAGTCCAGTTTGTTGTAGATACTGTTTGAGCTATTGGCCAAAGGTGGAACTGTTCAAGGAATGATAAAGGAAAAAGACTTAGTTCAGGCAAGTTCATGCTATTTTCCACAAAATTGTGTTCATTAAAGGCGTTAGATCTTGATTGATATCATAACTGTTTTTTGCTTATGTGTGACACAGATAACTGATCCTGTGGAGATTGAGAAGATGATTATGAAGGTGATCTCTGAATCCCCAAAGCAGCTTGAGCAGTACCGAAGTGGGAAGACCAAGCTTCAGGGCTTCTTTACTGGCCAGGTTTGTGGCAGATACAGTCAGCGTTTTGTTTGAAAACTTTGTAACAATCTGTTTGAAACTGATATGTATTTTTGTTTGTTCAGGTAATGAAAATGTCAAAAGGTAAAGCAAACCCGGCTTTGCTTAACAAGATTCTCTTGGAGAAGCTCAATGCCAAGGATTGATTGAAAGCTTCAGCCTTTTTTTTTTTGGCAGATGTTGATTAAACACGCACAAAAATGCAGATGATATTAGTGAAAGTGTTGTCTTGAGGTAAAACGGTTGTTCTTTAGAGGGTTTTTTTTTTCATTCCTTGATTTCACATAGATTGTTGTAATGGCAATACAGTGCACATTGGATCCACATGAAATAAAAGCTGAGATTTCGCAGTTTCCATGTGAAATGGAAGGAACAAAACAGACTCGACTCTCACTCAGAGTCAGAAAAGGAACAGAGAACCTAAATGACTAAGAGAGAACATTAACAGTGCAATAGATCAGGAACTTGAGAATCTAAAAATAAGCTTTTAAAGTTCATCATGCAGGCGTTGTTGTATAGGAATATTAACATTTGGAACTGTGTTTCCTCCATCAAACTGGTGTACGAGAGGCGTACCATCAGCATTAGCTGCTTTTCCAGCCAAACGAGCTTTAATGGCAGCAGTAGCCATCTGTTGCAATCTCAGGATTCCAATACGCTTTGAAACAACGTAAAGAACAGCGCAGGCAAAGAGAGAAAATCCAATTATGAGGATTACCCTGTTGATGATAGTGCCAAACAGAGTTATTATTTACTATAACAATCACGTGAAGAGTTGTTGGTTAAGTAGAGTTCTTTTTTATAAGTACCTGTCAATTAAGTCTTGACGCTGCATTGTAGAAAGTAGATTACGGGTCCTTGAAAACAGAGACCTGTGTCCTTTGTATTCACTCTCTGCTTTCTTAAGCACTCCAGTAGATTCATCTATGAAAGTAAACATGGGATATAATGTCAGTTTGATGTCATAAACTATCTTCACTAAACAGTTTTATCAATAAGGTAAGATGGGCATATTATGAATGACCTACCAAAAGCCACGAGAGTGTTTGTGCTTCTCTCCACCTCCTGTAACCCCAAAACCGAAGAGATAACTTTTGAATCATTTTCACCTTTCGTAGAAAAAAGGTGAACAAGATGTAAATGCAGAATAGCTTATGTGACCTGAACCATGAGCTGACGTGAACGCCTGAGACTTTCAGTAATGCTTTCAGCATCCGAGGTCAAGCCAGCATTTGCTCTACAAACAACCAAGAACGTTCGTTCAATGAAACCAACAGTGAACTATACTTGATTTTTGTGTGTTTGTTTAACCAATAGGCAAAAGATTAACAACAAAGTAAAGTTCTTTCATAGACTTTACCACCTTTCAACAAAGATATTTAAATCAACATTGGGCTAAGCAGAACAGAGTTTCAAAAAGTCTGTCGTTTACGTCTTAGTTCAGTGGACTCTGTTCCACCACCAAGGAGAAGCTCTCTCTACAATAAATTGCAAGCACACTCTTTAATCTTTATACAAGAACATTTCAAAGGAGATGACTACAGAATGAGAGAGAGTGCTTAAACCATGCCTCTTGTTGAGCAGCTTTCCTCATGTTATCCTTTGCTTGTAAATTAGCACTTCTCAGGTTTACTCTCAAACTGACCAAAAACCAAAACAATCCAGACTCAGATTCCCTCAATCAAACACAAAAAAAAAACCTTACTTCTGCTGCTACTGTATCTAATCAATACTTGACAGAACTCACGACAGGCAAAACTCAATTTTAGTTTCACTTATTTATATTCCCCTAAACTCATGCTTTGACACTCTTGTTGCACCAAAATTACAACTCAAGATCAAACTCAAGCATTAAATATTTCTTCCATAGTAACTACAATCAATTACCCTTAAGCCAAAAGCTCAATCCCCCAAACTATCACATCATTTTTAGCTACAAATTGCATTACTCAGCTGCCTAATCATCATACAAAAGCACATACCTTTGATATTGATTCTTCCAGGTCTGAAGCAGCGATCTAGTGGACTGGACGTGGTGATCAGAAGGGAGCTGAGGGGCGAGAAGATCGAGACTGAATTGAAGAGAATTGAGAAGAGAGAGACCATCCTGAGCCAATCCGTTAAGCCTCTGTAGCGAAACCTTCTCCTAACCTCTCCTTGATTTCCCGCACTCTTGTATCGCCGTGATGTGTTCGATGGTCTTCTCGTAGGCGTCTTCCCATTCTCTCTTCCTCTTCTCCACCTCTACTACTACTTCGTCCATGTCCCAACGTGATTATTAAATCGCCTGACTGATTCAATTAGGATCGAAGAATGACTGATAGAGGAAGATGGTCAGATCGTCATCATACAGGAAAGAAGAGAAAATGATATC
The DNA window shown above is from Brassica oleracea var. oleracea cultivar TO1000 chromosome C3, BOL, whole genome shotgun sequence and carries:
- the LOC106335491 gene encoding glutamyl-tRNA(Gln) amidotransferase subunit B, chloroplastic/mitochondrial isoform X2, whose protein sequence is MSTTLFRTIQPNHFTLLTTALLRTRRTSRHISVRCQTSTTTQQSSSQQQQPRTSAPKNHGSNKLDEILKDYEAVIGIETHVQLSTSTKAFCSCPNSYGSHPNTSICPVCMGLPGALPVLSSKVVDFGVRLGLALNCSLSLKSKFDRKQYFYPDLPKGYQISQFDVPIASGGYVDVDIPLEFGGGHRRFGITRVHMEEDAGKLLHSDAGDYSQVDLNRAGVPLLEIVSEPDIRSGVEAAEYGSEMQRIVRYLGVSNGNMQEGSLRCDVNISIRPIGQAEFGTKVEIKNLNAFSAMSRAIDYEITRQALLYNQGQADQIVTETRLWDEGAQKTVTMRKKEGLADYRYFPEPDLPEVILTQEYVDSIRASLPELPEAKRRRYEAMGLGIQDVLFLANDVSVAEYFDEVIGKGADVKSAANWLMSDIAAYLKNEELSISDVKLTPQELAELIAAIKDETISGKIGKQILFELLAKGGTVQGMIKEKDLVQITDPVEIEKMIMKVISESPKQLEQYRSGKTKLQGFFTGQVMKMSKDVD
- the LOC106335491 gene encoding glutamyl-tRNA(Gln) amidotransferase subunit B, chloroplastic/mitochondrial isoform X1 is translated as MSTTLFRTIQPNHFTLLTTALLRTRRTSRHISVRCQTSTTTQQSSSQQQQPRTSAPKNHGSNKLDEILKDYEAVIGIETHVQLSTSTKAFCSCPNSYGSHPNTSICPVCMGLPGALPVLSSKVVDFGVRLGLALNCSLSLKSKFDRKQYFYPDLPKGYQISQFDVPIASGGYVDVDIPLEFGGGHRRFGITRVHMEEDAGKLLHSDAGDYSQVDLNRAGVPLLEIVSEPDIRSGVEAAEYGSEMQRIVRYLGVSNGNMQEGSLRCDVNISIRPIGQAEFGTKVEIKNLNAFSAMSRAIDYEITRQALLYNQGQADQIVTETRLWDEGAQKTVTMRKKEGLADYRYFPEPDLPEVILTQEYVDSIRASLPELPEAKRRRYEAMGLGIQDVLFLANDVSVAEYFDEVIGKGADVKSAANWLMSDIAAYLKNEELSISDVKLTPQELAELIAAIKDETISGKIGKQILFELLAKGGTVQGMIKEKDLVQITDPVEIEKMIMKVISESPKQLEQYRSGKTKLQGFFTGQVMKMSKGKANPALLNKILLEKLNAKD